One Camelus ferus isolate YT-003-E chromosome 27, BCGSAC_Cfer_1.0, whole genome shotgun sequence DNA window includes the following coding sequences:
- the RGMA gene encoding repulsive guidance molecule A encodes MQPPRERLVVTGRAGWMGMGRGAGRSALGFWPTFAFLLCSLPAATSPCKILKCNSEFWSATAGSHAPAPDDAPEFCAALRTYALCTRRTARTCRGDLAYHSAVHGIEDLMSQHNCSKDGPTSQPHVRTLPPPGDSQERSDSPEICHYEKSFHKHAAAPNYTHCGLFGDPHLRTFTDRFQTCKVQGAWPLIDNNYLNVQVTNTPVLPGSAATATSKLTIIFKNFQECVDQKVYQAEMDELPAAFADGSKNGGDKHGANSLKITEKVSGQHVEIQAKYIGTTIVVRQVGRYLTFAVRMPEEVVNAVEDRDSQGLYLCLRGCPLNQQIDFQAFRAEGPGARRPPAASPAPAAPDTFPYETAVAKCKEKLPVEDLYYQACVFDLLTTGDVNFTLAAYYALEDVKMLHSNKDKLHLYERTREPPGRAASAGPPSAPQPLFSSLLLLTLLPALLEAA; translated from the exons CCACCTCCCCGTGCAAGATCCTCAAGTGTAACTCTGAGTTCTGGAGCGCCACCGCGGGCAGCCACGCGCCAGCCCCGGACGACGCCCCCGAGTTCTGCGCGGCGCTGCGCACCTACGCCCTGTGCACACGGCGCACGGCCCGCACCTGCCGGGGCGACCTCGCCTACCACTCGGCCGTCCATGGCATCGAGGACCTCATGAGCCAGCACAACTGCTCCAAGGATGGTCCCACGTCGCAGCCGCATGTGCGCACGCTGCCGCCACCAGGGGACAGCCAGGAGCGCTCCGACAGCCCCGAGATCTGTCACTACGAGAAGAGCTTCCACAAGCACGCGGCCGCACCCAACTACACGCACTGCGGCCTCTTCGGGGACCCGCACCTCCGGACTTTCACAGATCGCTTCCAGACCTGCAAGGTGCAGGGCGCCTGGCCGCTCATCGACAACAATTACCTGAACGTGCAGGTCACCAACACGCCAGTGCTGCCAGGCTCCGCAGCCACTGCCACCAGCAAG CTCACCATCATCTTCAAGAACTTCCAGGAGTGTGTGGACCAGAAGGTGTACCAGGCTGAGATGGACGAGCTCCCGGCCGCCTTTGCCGACGGCTCCAAGAACGGCGGGGACAAGCACGGGGCCAACAGCCTGAAGATCACGGAGAAGGTGTCGGGCCAGCACGTGGAGATCCAGGCCAAGTACATCGGCACCACCATCGTGGTCCGCCAGGTGGGCCGCTACCTGACTTTCGCGGTCCGCATGCCCGAGGAGGTGGTCAACGCCGTGGAAGACCGGGACAGCCAGGGCCTCTACCTCTGCCTGCGGGGCTGCCCCCTCAACCAGCAGATCGACTTCCAGGCCTTCCGCGCCGAGGGCCCCGGTGCCCGCCGGCCGCCAGccgccagccccgccccagcGGCCCCTGACACCTTCCCGTACGAGACGGCCGTGGCCAAGTGTAAGGAGAAGCTGCCCGTGGAGGACCTCTACTACCAGGCCTGCGTCTTCGACCTGCTCACCACGGGAGACGTGAACTTCACCCTGGCCGCCTACTACGCGCTGGAGGACGTCAAGATGCTCCACTCCAACAAGGACAAGTTGCACCTGTACGAGAGGACTCGGGAGCCCCCGGGCCGGGCAGCCTCTGCGGGGCCGCCCTcggccccccagcccctcttcaGCAGCCTTCTGCTCCTGACTCTGCTCCCTGCGCTCTTGGAGGCTGCGTAG